The following proteins are encoded in a genomic region of Xenopus laevis strain J_2021 chromosome 3L, Xenopus_laevis_v10.1, whole genome shotgun sequence:
- the nodal6.L gene encoding nodal homolog 6 L homeolog precursor: protein MALVNLVLSSIIFSLVQGIPTPVLTRSKVALRPSTSIYGNRHSQGMKYPLYMMELYQTLIMGNATDLSVLEHPALQESDAVLSLISKSCVEVDNHWALSFDMSSISSSNELNLAELRIHMPFFEKSHNVTIEIYHTKDRHENFFLGSFQYDPSVAQGSSWKVFNITKMMQNYLQLRDHFESEGYLRTKNMSRTARKISCTNVVAERVMLVVFAKDKPSAMSDSHQSLIKTVESSKYVKIEESTSFPGTRRHKRNRNVQHSIMRNKFLSRPKDNGKPLCRRVDMIVDFDKIGWGHHIIYPKRFNAFRCEGSCPIPLNESFKPTNHAYIKSLVKLYDSDRVECNSCVPVKMSPLSMLMYEDNEVVLKHHEDMIVEDCGCN, encoded by the exons ATGGCCCTAGTGAACTTAGTCTTGTCCAGCATCATCTTTTCCCTTGTCCAGGGAATTCCTACTCCTGTTCTGACACGATCTAAAGTGGCACTGAGACCATCTACTAGCATTTATGGGAACAGACATTCTCAGGGTATGAAGTATCCTCTTTACATGATGGAACTCTACCAGACTCTCATCATGGGGAATGCTACAGACCTTTCAGTTTTGGAACACCCTGCTCTTCAGGAATCCGATGCTGTCCTGAGTCTCATCTCaaaaa GTTGTGTTGAAGTGGATAATCACTGGGCATTATCTTTTGACATGTCATCTATCTCTAGCAGCAATGAGTTGAATTTGGCTGAGTTAAGAATTCACATGCCTTTTTTTGAGAAATCTCACAATGTGACCATTGAGATCTACCACACCAAAGACCGTCACGAGAACTTCTTCCTGGGGTCTTTCCAGTATGATCCATCTGTTGCACAAGGTTCCTCCTGGAAGGTTTTTAATATCACAAAAATGATGCAGAACTATCTCCAGCTCAGGGACCACTTTGAGAGTGAAGGTTATCTCCGAACCAAGAACATGTCCAGGACAGCCAGGAAGATTAGCTGTACGAATGTTGTTGCGGAGAGAGTCATGTTGGTGGTGTTCGCTAAAGACAAACCTTCTGCCATGAGCGATTCTCATCAGAGCCTCATTAAAACAGTGGAATCGTCTAAGTACGTCAAGATTGAGGAAAGTACCAGTTTCCCTGGCACCAGAAGGCACAAGAGGAACAGAAATGTACAGCATAGCATCATGAGGAACAAATTTCTGTCCAGGCCAAAGGATAATGGAAAGCCCCTGTGCAGGAGGGTCGACATGATTGTTGACTTTGACAAGATTGGATGGGGTCATCATATCATCTATCCAAAGAGATTCAATGCATTCCGATGTGAGGGGTCCTGCCCAATACCCCTAAATGAAAGCTTCAAGCCAACAAATCATGCTTACATTAAG AGTTTGGTCAAGCTGTACGATTCTGACAGAGTTGAATGCAATTCTTGTGTCCCAGTGAAGATGAGTCCCTTGTCCATGCTGATGTATGAGGATAATGAAGTGGTTCTAAAGCACCATGAAGATATGATTGTTGAAGACTGTGGATGCAACTGA